One window of Trichomycterus rosablanca isolate fTriRos1 chromosome 2, fTriRos1.hap1, whole genome shotgun sequence genomic DNA carries:
- the si:dkey-85k15.6 gene encoding uncharacterized protein si:dkey-85k15.6 gives MSQTLSSEVVLKNIEDAVIVPLKDGISSLSRVYQALVDADIDPVSGKCFNYDYIRTQIVQVQQNMEQSEQAASTELRFLDKRLESLIKDEAKHELDMAVTKCLGMLIGGGIEGQALDAIKMAKEEVKKCEDLIKKYRSKVSDYEIKIFQTKQSIVQKNDKLEKIYKDIQQMKKQKEVLAEFQYKVRRAVHLLGVLSARTSVAERQTRRFILQEPVIRVIEEVISVTKEITEIEFLNIAI, from the exons ATGAGCCAAACACTTTCATCAGA AGTTGTTTTGAAGAATATTGAGGATGCTGTTAttgtcccattaaaagatgGAATCAGCTCCCTCAGCAGGGTCTATCAGGCTCTGGTTGATGCAGACATAGATCCTGTTAGTGGAAAATGCTTCAACTACGACTACATTAGAACACAGATTGTTCAGGTCCAGCAGAACATGGAGCAATCAGAACAGGCAGCCAGTACAGAGCTGAGGTTTCTGGACAAACGTCTGGAAAGCCTAATAAAAGATGAGGCAAAACATGAGCTAGACATGGCTGTTACCAAAT GTCTTGGCATGCTCATTGGTGGTGGAATAGAAGGTCAAGCATTAGATGCTATAAAAATGGCTAAAGAGGAGGTAAAAAAGTGTGAGGATCTCATAAAAAAATACAGATCAAAGGTATCTGACTATGAGATCAAGATTTTCCAGACTAAGCAGAGCATCGTTCAGAAAAATGACAAGCTGGAGAAGATTTATAAAGATATCCAGCAAATGAAGAAGCAGAAGGAAGTTCTAGCTGAGTTTCAGTACAAAGTGAGACGTGCTGTTCACCTCCTGGGTGTTCTGAGTGCCAGAACCAGTGTGGCTGAACGACAAACCCGCAGATTTATTCTTCAGGAGCCAGTTATAAGAGTGATAGAAGAAGTGATAAGTGTGACTAAAGAAATCACAGAGATTGAGTTCCTCAATATagcaatataa